The DNA region TACAGGGAGTAGAAGCGTTTGAGGCTTTTAATATACTTGCTAAAGAAGATATGAATTTAAATATACAGTCACATTATTTCAAAGATTATCCATTAGGTACAATAGTTAGTCAAGAGCCTAAAGGCGGAATGAGAGTAAAAAGAGGAAGAACTGTTTATTTAGTTGTAAATGTACCAGAACAGGCTTTGGTAAAAATGCCAGACCTTACAGGAAAATCCTATGATGATGCTGTTAGTATAATATCAAATGAAATTATCTCAAAAATACCTAGTGTTACAATACTTCCAAAACTAAATGATAATAATTCAGCTTATGATAATAATGTAGTATTGTCTCAAGTTCCTAATGCCAATGAAGTTATAGGAATTAATACAGAAATCATACTAACTGTTAATAACAAAACAGAGTAATATTTGTATTTTTTTATTATTTTATTATATTCTCTATATATAAAAATTATTAATTGCTAAAGAAATGTAGTTTATTTCCGATTTTTACGAATGGAAGAGGTGTATTGTGGAAAAACGAAAATGTGAATTTTGTCATAGCGATGAATATAAACCATATATAAAAACAGATTTAGTAAGTTATAGTAAGTGTTCAAATTGCGGACTTATATTTCAAGACCCTATTATCACTCAAGAGGAAATAGATGCTATATATGATGATAACTATTTTGAATATGAAGTAGCTAATCATGATAATTTTTTTGCATTGATACAGCTTGCTCTAAAAGATATAGGTTTTGAAAGAATAGAAAATGAACTTCCAAACAAAAATGTATTAGATATAGGCTGTGCTACTGGTATGACTCTTAATTATTTAAAGAGCAAAGGCTATGATACTACTGGAATAGAAATTTGTTCAGCTTCTGCAGAATATGCAAGAAAGCACTATAATTTAAATATTTATGAAAAGCCTCTTATAGATGTTGGTTTTCCTGACAATTATTTTTCTTTTATACATTTTTCTCATGTTATAGAGCATGTTCCAAATCCGGCAGATACTTTAAAAGAGATTTATAGAATACTTGCTAAAGGCGGTTATTTGGCTATTACTACTCCGAATGCTGATGGAATGTTTGCTAAAAAATATGGCGGTAATTGGAGAGCTGTGATGCCTCAGCATTTATGGCTATTTTCAAAACCTGTACTTTCAAATTATTTACAACAAGTTGGATTTAATATAATAAGTGATTTTTCTTGGGGAAGTATACCTATAGAGAAGAAACCTAATAAGATAGTAAAAAAGTTTTTTGATAAATTTGTTAAAAAATTTAACAAAGGCGATGTTATGCTTTTCTTATGCAAGAAGTAATTTAATAAAAGGAGACAAAAATGACTAATAGTAATCTTAATATCGACAAAAGTAATTATGAATTTGCCTTTGATGATTCTATTGACATAAGAGAAGTATATGACAAAATAGTTGATTCTAATAGTGATGACCAAACTTTATATGATGAACTTTTAAGATATTATGTTGTACCTGGAGTGCAGATATTGAAGTCTATATCAAAGAGAGAGGGTATAAAAGCTAGTAAAAATGTAAAATTTGACAAGATGACAGGTGTATATAGAAGTACTACTTATGGTTATGTTTCTTATAATGGATTAAAATCTGTATCAGTTATTCCTGTTATAAATGTTTCATATAAATGGAGAGGTGTATTAGTGCTTCCTCCGCAAAAAGAAGCAAAAAGGCAGCTTACTCTTGAAGAGATACAAATGATGGTTTCTGAGATACCTATAAAACTTATGGTTGATTATGATAAGATTGCTGAGGTTGTAGAACATAATATCAAAAATAATGAGGGTGTTTCATGTGTATTTGTTGAAGGAAGAAAGCCGGTTGATGGAAATGTTCAGAAGGTTGTTTTAGATTATGATTTATCTATAGGTACTGGAAAGAAATCTGAAGATGGTTCTATTGATTTTAAAGAAAGGAGTTTTGTACATAATATAGATGCTAATGTTCAAGTGGCACATTTTATTCCAGAGAAACCTGCTGTTGATGGCATAGATATATATAATGAAATTATTGATGCTCATTTTGATGAGGACCCTTGTTATAAGATTGGTAATAATCTCAAAGTTGATGAAGATGGTATTACTATAAGAAGTGCAATTAGGGGCATACTTGTAAACAGCAGTAATAATACTTTATCTGTCAGCGACACTGTTGAGATAGATAAGGTGGATTTATCTACTGGTAATATAGAAGTTGATGGGTCTGTTATTATTAAAGAAAATGTTACTCCTGGTTTTAGTATAAAAACAGAGGGCAATATAGAAGTTTATGGTAACATAGAAGATGCTAAAATAGATTGCGGAGGTAATTTAATTGTTTCCGGAGGTATTATTGGCGGACCTGACAGCGATATTAATATAAAAGGAAAAATTTATTCATCTTTTATTAGAAATGCTAAGATTATGTGTAAAGATGATGTTATAAGTCAGCAGATAGTTAATTCTGATATATCAAGCAGTAACAGAGTGATAGTATTAGAAGGTAAGGGTGTTATAATTGGCGGTTCTATTAAAGCATTGAATGGTGTTTGGGCTAGAAGTATTGGTGCTATAAGTGAATCAAAAACTACTATAATGGTTGGAAGAGACCCTGAAGCAGATGCTTTATTTAAAGAAATTACAAATACCCTAAAAACTAATAAAGAAGAAATTAGCAAGATTAAATCATTACTTGGCTCTGAATATTTTAGAGACCCAAGAGCATTCATAGCAAGAATAGCTCCAGATAAAAGAGAAGCTATAAAAGGAATATTAAAAAGAATTACTAATTTGATAAAAGAAACTAATGATTTAGAGCAAAAAAGAAATGAAATGTCTGAAGAGTTTGAAAGATTATCTGGAAGCAGTATTACTTCTATGGAAGGTTTTTTCCCAGGTGTTACTATATATATCTCTAATATAAGAAAATATATTTCAAATAAGATATCTGGTACAGAATATTTTTACTCTAAAGAAAAAAGAGATATTTCTGAAAAAGCTCCTAAACATTTAGATGAATCAGAGTATACAAGACCAAATAGTTAATCTTTTTTCATCATTTACAAATTTCTTTATTTTGTTTATAATATTTAATTATAATGATTAGGAATAGTATTATATGAAAATAAAAGATATTATAAAAGCTAGAGTATTAGTAATTGGTGATTTAATGTTAGATAGATTCACTTATGGGGACGTTATTAGAATATCTCCAGAAGCTCCTGTTCCTGTTTTGCATGTTAATCATGAAGAAAATTATTTAGGCGGTGCTGGAAATGTGGCAAGAAATATTGCTTCATTGTTAAACATGGAAGGAAGAGGCGATATAGGCATTATTGGTGTTATAGGAAATGATAAGTCATCAGAAACTATTATAGAAAGCATGCATAATTGGAATATATCTAATGCTGGTATTATAGTAGATGAAACTAGACCTACTATAACAAAAACTAGAATAGTTGCTGGCACTCAGCAAATAGTGAGAATAGATGAAGAGAATGTTGAGCCGTATTCAAAGGATATTTATAAAAAAATAGAGAAGGTTTTTGTAGATAAATTAAAAGAATATAATGTTGTTATTATAAGTGATTATGCTAAAGGAGTTATTACTAAAGAGTTAGCAAAAAAGATTATAGACACTTGCAACAAAAACAATGTACAAGTATTGGTTGATCCTGCTATAAAACATTTTTCTTATTATAAAAAGGCTACTTTAATGACTCCAAATTTAAAAGAAGCTGTAGAAGGCTCTGACAGCAAAATACCTTTTTATAATTTCAATACGGATTCTATAAATAAATTAGGAAATGATATAGTAAAAAAATTAAGTTTATCAAAGCTTATGATTACACTTGGTGCTAATGGTATGGCATTATTTGATAAGGATATACAAACATTTAAAGATGAAGTTTATATAATACCTACTAAGGCTAAAAGTGTATTTGATGTTTCTGGTGCGGGGGATACTGTTATATCGGTGCTTGGAATGTGTCTTTCTGTTGGTTTTTCTTTTAAAGAGGCATCTGAAATTGCTAATACGGCTGCTGGTGTTGTTGTTGGTAAAAGGGGTACTTCTACTTTAACTTTAGATGAGCTTATAAAAGCTTTATAAGGACTATGTATGAAAAAATTATTATTTTTAGTTATTATCTTATCTATATGGGTATTTGCATGTTTGCCAAAGCCTCCTATTGCTCCTGCAAAAACTGTTACAGAACTTGTGCTTGGCAAAGATATTTATGTGTATAAAGATGAGATAGTTGATTTAAATAGTCCAAAAATATATGAAGTTAATGGAGAATATTATTTTGGAGATTTTTATTATATTAAAAATAATACCGTTTATGCTATAGATGTTTCTAATTCTAGAATGGTTATAGCTAATGGAAGTAATATTAGTTCTTTTGATTTGGAATATAATAGTCTTGAAACTTCTAAAATATCTTTTATAGATAATAGCAGCAATGTATATATAACAGGATATAATTTGGCATATATTGGAGATATTACAATTACTAATGTATTAATGTCTCTTCCTTCAGAGGGACCATTAGTTGAAGGAAATGATGTGCCGGATTTAAAAACTTATATTATACAGGTAACTAATACTAATTATACTAAAGTAGGTCTTGTATCTTTAAACAAAATATCTCCAGAGGGTAAAACATTATATAGCATATCTTCTATAATAGATAATGAATACGAAAAGGTTATAAAGCTAATTTATTTAACTAATGATAAGTTTGCTGTATTAAAAAGAGATGATAAGAGAGTACCTATATTAGATGTATATAATATTAATACTGGAGCAAAAGAAAACAGATATATTTTAGATAATGTAGAGACTACAGATGAAGCTACTATGTCTTATAGGGAAATAGTAGATTGTAAATATATAACAGATAAAAATGTTTTAGCTATACTTACAATGAGTATAGAAAACGGCAAGCATAAAGAGGATATAATATTTACTACTTCTTTTGATAATTTTAATTTAAAAGAGGCATATAAGCTTGCATCGAGAGACAATGCTCTTGCGGTTGGAATGTCTGATAATGGCAGAGTGATATATACTGGTATGGATAATGGACTTTATTTTATTATAAAAACTAATCCATTTGTATCGCAGAACTTCAGTAAAGAATATTTGGGTACTGATGATTTTAATAAATTAAGAGGAATTAATATGTTTAATGACTCTATTTATGGATTTTTATTTGAAGATGGAAAAATAAAGTTTAATAATTTTTAAAACTTATTGAGCTTTTGAAAGTTTTCCTTCTGTTATAGAGTTATCAGTATTAGTAATAGTTAATGATAAATAATCTTTGTAAAAATCAAATGTGTAACTATTTCCATTTTTTTGTGCATTATATGTATCATCATTTACTTTAGTTAATTCTTCTTTTGCTATATCTACATTTTTATCATAAATGTTTCCGCCTTCCATCATTACATTAATAGAGTCATTGGCATTTATTGTTACTGTAGCAGTGTTAACAATTAATTGTCTTTCTGAACCTAGTGTTGTATTAACACTTCCTCTATATGTACCTTGATATTTACTTACGCCTGTATTATTTGTACATGAATATATAAAAATAGTGATAGATGAAATTATTAAAATTTTTTTTATTATTTTTTTCTATAAATAGATTACCTCATTTAATAAATACTTTTTGATAATTTAATATTTTTTTATAATTTCACAAAAACTAAATTGTTTTTTTGATATTTATCATATACTATAATAACAAATTTTAAAAGAGTGAAAATATGAATGATAATAATAAAAATAATATATTGGCTATTGTATCTTTAGTATTATTAAGTTTTGCTTTGGGTACTTGCGAGTTTATAGTAATAGGTGTTTTAACTGATATTGCAGAAAGCTTTAATGTGAGTGAGGTTATTGCTGGCGGATTAGTTTCTATGTTTGCTTTATCTTATTCTATATTTACTCCTTTTTCTGCTGCTATTGCGGGTAAGTTTAATAGATTTAATTTTATAATATTTGCAAGCATACTTTTTATTATTGGTAATTTTTTATGTTCTTTGGCCTTTGATTATAATTTTTTAATGATAATAAGAATATTTTTAGCAATTATTTCTGGGGCATTAATTTCTGTATCAATATCTTTTACTCCATATGTTGCTTCTAAAGAAAAAAGACCTATGGTTGTAGCTTGGATTTATTCTGGTTTTAGTATTGCTTCTATTTTTGGTGTTCCTATAGGCACTACTATAAGTTATAAATTTGGCTGGAGGGCTTCTTTTATTTTTATATCTGTTTTTAGTATTTTTATGCTTATAATGATGTTTATTTCTCTGCCAAAAAATACTGCTCAATATAAAATAAAGCTGCTTCATCAATTTGTTCTTTTTAAAGATATTCGATTTATATTAAGCACATTGACAATTCTTTTCGGAGCGGCTTCTTCTTATGTGCTTTATACTTATTTAAAACCTATATTTTTAAATTATGTTCATATAGATAATAAATATATTAGTGCTGCATTACTTATTTTTGGTATAACAGTTCTTTTTAGTAATTTACTTTCTGGAAAATTAGCAGAGCATAATGGAGTTTATAATTTAAGATTTATATTTATACTTCAGTTTATATGTATGATTGTTTTGCCGTTTGCTCTTAATAATTATATAACTTCTGCTGTAGTGATATTATGTATAGGTTTTTTAATGTATTTGATGAACTCTCCTGTACAATTAAATATTTTAGATTTTACTGAGAGAGATTATCCTTCTTGCATTACTTTAGCTTCTTCTAATAATTCTTTTTCATTTAATTTTGGTATAGCTTTAGGTTCATTTGTTGGAAGCAGCATATTTAATAGTTTTGGTCTTAAATGGGTTGGTTTTGGTGGAGCTGTATTATCTGTATTAGCTTTTATTAGTGTTGTGATGTTAAATAATTTTAATAAACAATGATTTTTATTATATGGAGTTCAAATTATGAGTAATTTATTTAAAATAATTTTTGTAGTTTTTGTTTTTATAGGCTGTACAAATAATAATACTTCAGTAAATAATATTATTAAATATAAAGGCACATATACTGCAAATGATATTACATATAATGGAAGTGCTATAGATGCTGTTGCTGCAATTACAGTTGAAGAGAGCGGAAAAGTTACTCTTGAAATAAAATGGTCTAATCAAACAATTAATTTTTATGCAGATGCTGATTTAGTAAAAGAACTATCAAGCACTAAGTTTGAAGTTAATAGTGCAGGTCAATATTTATCATTAGATTTTTCAAGTGGGCTTTTTTTTATTATATAATCAAGGTTCATACAATTATTCTGGTAATTTAACTAAGCAATAATTTTTTATAATAAAAAATAAAAATATTGATAATTAATTTTATTATAAATTATTATCAAGGGAATTATTTATGGGAAAATTATTAAAAATATTTTTTGTAGTTTTTCTTTTGATAGCATGCAGAAAAAATAATACTTCTTATTTAAGCGAGCTTGTTAATTATAAAGGCACATATTTAGGAGATGAAGTTATATTTAATAGCTTTTATGTAGATGCTGTTGTTAGTATAGATATTAATGATAATGGAGATGTTACAGTTGATATAACATTAAATAATGAAAATATTTATTTTTATACAGATTCTAATTATATGACAAAATTATCAGATAAAAAATATGAGATTCAAAGGGCTGATTATTATATTTTTTTGGATTTTTCAAATGGCTTTTATTTTGTATATAAAGAGATAGGTAAAGAAGTTTCTGGAAATTTAATTAAACAATAATTTGATTATAAAATAAAAAAATATTGACAATTTAATATTTATAATTTAATGTTAACATAATTAAAAAAATAGGATTAACAAATGAAAAGAATATTTGCAGTATTATCTTGTATTTTTATTTTAGCTTGTTCTAATAATATAAACAATAATGAAGTGATAAAGGTTACTGTTGGGGCGGAGCCTCAGAGTATAGACCCTTCATATTTATCTGCAATTGACAGTATGATTTATGCTGTGCATGTATTTGAGGGATTAGTAACAAAAGATAAAGAAGGCAATATTGTAGGAGGAGTTGCAGAGAGTTGGGAAGTTTCTCCTGATGGTTTAAATATTATATTTCATTTGAGAGATAATGCTAAATGGTCTGACGGTAAAAAAATTACTGCAGATGAGTTTGTATATTCTTTTAGAAGATTGGTTGATCCTAATACAGCTTCTTCTTATGGTTTTTTAGCTTCGCCAATTAAAAACGCTGATAAAATAATGGCCGGCAAACTTAGAAAGGAAGAGTTAGGAATTGAGGCAATAGATGAAAAAACTTTATTAATAAAATTCGAAACTCCAACAGCATATTTTTTGGAATTATTTTGCATACCTATATTTTCGCCATTAAGAGCTGACTATATTGAAGACAATGAGAAATGGACTTTTTATCCAAACACATATATAGGTAATGGTCCTTATAAGATGATAGAGAGAAAAGTAGATGAATCAATATCATTAGAGTTAAATACAAATTATTGGAATAAAGACAATATAGTTGCTAATAGAATAGATTTTATAATGCTTTCAGATGTATCAACAGCATACCCAGCATTAAAGGAAGGTTCATTACATTACTCATCAAGAATACAAAATAATGATATAGAACTTTTAAGAAAAGAAGGATATTTAGTTATAACTCCATCTTTAGGTACTGCTTATTATGCTGTAAATAATACAAATGAAGTTTTAAAAGATAAAAGAGTGCGTAAGGCATTGGCATTAGCAATAGACAGAAACTATATAGTAGAAAATATCACTAAAGGCGGAGAAGTACCTGCTGGAGCATTTATTCCATTTGGACTTAAAGATGTAAGTGGAGATTTTAGAGAAAACGGCGGAAATTATTTTAGCGTATCAAAAGAAGATTATGAGTCAAATATTAAAGAGGCAAAAAGACTTCTCGCTGAAGCGGGATACAGCAACGGAGTTAATTTTCCTGTTTTAGAGTTTAAAACAAATCCTGGAGCTGGAGTTACTATAGCTGAAGCGGTGCAGCAGATGTGGAAAGAAAATTTAAATGTAGATATGTCTATCACTCAAGAAGAATGGTCAGTTTTTCAAAAGAATAGACAAACAAGAAATTATACAGTATGTCGTGCAGATTGGATTGGTGATTATTTGGACCCTATGACTTTTGCTCAATTATTCACTTCAACAAGTGCAGGCAACAGAGTAGGATACAGCAACATTAATTATGACAGCCTTATAAAAGATGCACAGTCTACAATAGATAATAATAGAAGAATGAATAATATGCATATAGCAGAAGATATGCTTATAGGTGATGATATGGCTTTAATACCTTTATATTATTATACAGCACCTTCAATGAAAAGCCCTAAATTAAAAGATGTTGTAGTTGATACTTTGGAAATAAGAAGATTTTTTTATTCTTATTTACAATAAATAATAATATTTTTATAAAGCTATTATTTTAATATTCATCTATTAAATTGCTGTTTAATATGGTGCCTAATTCATATCTGTTATTATTGCTGATGTAATTATAAATATAAAATGTGAGATGATTATTTTTATAACTAGCCATTTTCTTTCCCAAATATAAAAGCCCATTCGCTGGTATAGAACTTAATATATGAACTTCTTTAATATTTTTATATGACACTATATCATTAAAAATAGAGTTTATTTCGCTTACAAATATGTCATAACATTTTTTATTTACTAAGCTTTTATCTGAGTTTTCTTGCAGCCTTATTTCATGTGTGATAGTTATAATGTTTGTGTATGAGTAATCAAAGCCTTTATTTATAATTAGATTTTCATTGTCTTTATAAACTTCTTCTATATTATCAACGTTAGACCTACCTGATAATATTATGCCTATTGGCTGATTTATATTTGATATTCTCAATTGTGTTGATTTGCTTTCTATAAAATTTGTTAATTCCGGGTCAGCAATATCAATATCTCTATATCCCCATACAAGTGAATCTTTTGGTTTTGGTAGAAAATCAAAATTATATTTATATTTTTCTAATATATATGCTATAGACACTAGTATGCTGTTTGGTGCTATTGCATAAAGTATAATTTTATCTTGCTTTGTGATATTTGCTTCTTCCAATTTTGATATTATTATATTTTTAAGTTTTTTTATAATATTATCATCTTTATATTTGTATATATTATATTCATTATTTAAGTCAATTTCTAAATCAACTTTTGGTATTTCTCCGAAGTTTTGAGAGACACCTCTTATAGAATGAAATATTTTAACATTTTTATTTTCAGCCATAAACATTACTCTTTTTTATATTAATTATATATTAGTATAATAAAAAATTATTTAAATTTATTATTATATTTTTCATAATCATAGATTAATATGATTTTTTGTATATACTTATATATTATATCGGAGTTATTCTACAATAAAAAAATATTTTCATATATATTTTTGTATTTTAAACAATATTTTGGAGATTTTTTATTATGAAAGATAAGGATTATTTAGAGTTATTATCTCAAAAGTACCCCACTATAGACGATGCTTCTGTTGAAATTATTAATTTAAAAGCTATATGCAAATTACCAAAGGGTACTGAGTATTTTTTAAGCGATATACATGGAGAATCTGAAGGCTTTGAATATTTAATAGGCACTTCATCTGGTGTTATAAAAGAGAAAATAGAAATATTATTTAGAAATACTTTAACAGAAAATGAGAGAATAGAACTTCAAATACTTATAGTAGATACAAAGAATATGATTAATAAAAAAGCATCTAAAGAAGATTTTAATGATTGGTGCAGAATAACTATATACAGACTTATTAGAATATGCAAGCTTGTTACTAGCAAATATACAAGGTCAAAGATTAGAAAGAAGATGCCTCAGAACTTTGCTTATATACTTGATGAACTTTTACAAACATCTGTTGAAGACAATAAAGAGAATTATTATTTTTCTATAATAGATTCTATAATAGATGTGTCGGCATCAGAAAAGTTTATTATGGCATTATGTGCTTTGATAAGAAAATGCAGTATAGACAGGCTTCATATTGTAGGTGATATTTATGACAGAGGACCTCACCCAGATAAGGTAATTGAGAGTATAATGAACTTTAATGAAGTTGACATGGCTTGGGGCAATCATGATATACATTGGCTTGGGGCTGCTAAGGGTAGTTTAATTTGTGTTGCTAATGCTGTTCGTTTGGCTGTGAGATATAATAATTTTGATTTGCTTGAATATAGTTATGGCATAAATTTAAGGGCTTTATCATCATTTGCTAATGAGGTTTATAAAGATGACCCTTGCGAAGTGTTTAAACCTAATACTCTAGATAAAAATATATATGATGAGGTTGATAAAGATTTAGCTTCAAAGATGCATAAGGCTATATCAATAATACAGTTTAAGTTGGAATGTCAGCTTATAAAAAGACACCCAAATTATGCTATGGACGAACGTATACTTCTTGATAAGATTGATTATAAAAAAGGTACTATTAATATTGACGGTAAAACCTATGAGCTTAAAGATAAAAACTTCCCAACAATAAATCCTAAAAACCCTTTTGAGCTTACAGAAGGAGAAAATACTTTAATACAGAGTTTAGCTTTTTCTTTTATCAATAGCCCAACACTTCAAAAGCATACTAATTATATTTATGCTAAAGGCGGAATATATAAAATATTTAATGGAAATCTTCTTTATCATGGATGCATACCTACAAAAGAAGACGGCAGTTTTGATGATGTATATATAGACGGACAATATTTATCTGGAAAGAGATATTTAAAGCAAGTTGAAGACAAGGTGCGTAAAGCATTTTACTGCGAAGTTGGAAGCGAAGAACAGCTTAATGCTTTGGATTATTGCTGGTATTTATGGTGCGGTCCAAAATCTCCATTATTCGGTAAAAATAAAATGACAACCTTTGAAAGATATTTTATAGAAGATAAAGAAACTCATAAAGAAAGTTATAATTCATATTATTATCATATAGACAAAAAAGATTATTGCGAGAGCATATTAAAAGAGTTTGATTTGGATATACATAAATCACATATAGTTAATGGGCATGTACCTGTAAAGACTCATAAAGGTGAAAGCCCAATTAAAGGCGGTGGAATACTTTTAGTAATAGACGGAGGACTTTCTAAGGCTTATCATAAAAGCACAGGCATAGGAGGCTACACTTTAATATCAAACTCCAATGCCATGATTATAGCAGAGCATAGACCTTTTGCTGAAGTAGTAGAATCTGGTTTTAGAATATCTCCAAAAACAACTATAGTAGATAGGTTTGTAACTAGAATTACAGTAGGTGAAACTGATATTGGTATTGGCTTAAACAAAAGAATAAGTGATTTGGAAGAATTACTCAATGCATATAGAAACGGTATAGTAAAAGAGAAGGTGAATTGATTTTAATATTAAAACAAATAATTTATATATATTGAGCGTTTAAATAATAAATATTATTTGAACAATAAATTTAATAAAGGATTATCATGGATATTAAAATTGTATATAAACAATGGAGACATAATCAAAGTCATGTAGACTATAAAACTAAAAATCAAATTATATTGGCACATGAACATTGGGATGATTTTGGATATCAAAATTTATATGAAGTACATTATGTTGATAATAATATGGAGTATTATTATCTTGGTGAAACTAAAATTATGTCAGTAAAATCTAATACTACTATAGAAAAAATATTAATAGAAAATGATTATAAATATTTAGATGATAGC from Brachyspira pilosicoli P43/6/78 includes:
- a CDS encoding fructose-bisphosphatase class III — its product is MKDKDYLELLSQKYPTIDDASVEIINLKAICKLPKGTEYFLSDIHGESEGFEYLIGTSSGVIKEKIEILFRNTLTENERIELQILIVDTKNMINKKASKEDFNDWCRITIYRLIRICKLVTSKYTRSKIRKKMPQNFAYILDELLQTSVEDNKENYYFSIIDSIIDVSASEKFIMALCALIRKCSIDRLHIVGDIYDRGPHPDKVIESIMNFNEVDMAWGNHDIHWLGAAKGSLICVANAVRLAVRYNNFDLLEYSYGINLRALSSFANEVYKDDPCEVFKPNTLDKNIYDEVDKDLASKMHKAISIIQFKLECQLIKRHPNYAMDERILLDKIDYKKGTINIDGKTYELKDKNFPTINPKNPFELTEGENTLIQSLAFSFINSPTLQKHTNYIYAKGGIYKIFNGNLLYHGCIPTKEDGSFDDVYIDGQYLSGKRYLKQVEDKVRKAFYCEVGSEEQLNALDYCWYLWCGPKSPLFGKNKMTTFERYFIEDKETHKESYNSYYYHIDKKDYCESILKEFDLDIHKSHIVNGHVPVKTHKGESPIKGGGILLVIDGGLSKAYHKSTGIGGYTLISNSNAMIIAEHRPFAEVVESGFRISPKTTIVDRFVTRITVGETDIGIGLNKRISDLEELLNAYRNGIVKEKVN